One Aerococcus urinaeequi DNA segment encodes these proteins:
- the argC gene encoding N-acetyl-gamma-glutamyl-phosphate reductase gives MIKVGIIGATGYTGEELIRLLVTRPDIELTTLTSRNEVGTKVQDYYPHFKGLIDQSFVAYDPNQIFDQVDVLFLCLPHGVSMEIAKAAQAHDVKVIDLGADFRLKDSQVYQEYYGIPQTEPDLLEQAVYGLPELYAADIQKADLIANPGCFVTCSLLALLPVIDQDFIRTDSVIIDAKTGVSGAGRSAKVANLLTELANNFYAYNPMAHRHIPEIEQTLNNVANNQVTVQFTPHLLPTERGIHATIYVDLTKDINEDQVRQIYQNYYQDKYFIHILGQDQLPQIKAVRASNFAQIQVKVDQRTNRLVIFAVIDNLVKGAAGQAIQNMNLMFGLDQTTGLTQAPIFP, from the coding sequence GTGATTAAAGTAGGGATTATCGGGGCAACTGGCTATACAGGTGAAGAATTAATCCGCTTGTTGGTGACCCGACCAGATATTGAATTAACCACTTTAACTTCGAGAAATGAAGTGGGAACTAAGGTTCAGGACTATTATCCTCATTTCAAGGGCTTAATCGACCAATCCTTCGTGGCTTATGATCCAAACCAAATTTTCGACCAAGTGGATGTCTTATTCTTGTGCTTGCCGCACGGGGTATCCATGGAAATCGCGAAAGCAGCCCAAGCGCATGACGTCAAGGTGATTGATTTGGGGGCGGACTTTAGACTGAAGGATAGCCAAGTCTACCAAGAATATTATGGCATTCCACAAACAGAACCTGATTTACTTGAACAAGCGGTTTACGGTTTGCCTGAACTTTACGCTGCCGACATTCAAAAGGCAGATTTAATCGCCAATCCTGGCTGTTTTGTGACCTGCAGTTTGCTCGCCTTATTGCCAGTAATCGACCAAGATTTCATTCGAACCGATTCAGTAATTATTGACGCCAAAACAGGTGTCTCTGGGGCAGGCCGGTCTGCCAAGGTAGCCAACTTACTAACTGAGTTAGCTAACAACTTTTACGCTTACAACCCTATGGCTCACCGCCATATTCCTGAAATTGAGCAGACTTTAAATAATGTTGCAAACAATCAAGTCACTGTTCAATTCACCCCGCATTTGTTACCAACCGAACGGGGCATTCATGCCACAATCTATGTGGACTTAACTAAAGACATTAATGAAGACCAAGTCCGTCAAATCTATCAAAATTATTACCAAGACAAATACTTTATTCACATCCTAGGCCAAGACCAATTGCCACAAATTAAAGCGGTTCGGGCCAGCAATTTTGCCCAAATCCAAGTCAAAGTCGATCAAAGAACCAACCGGTTAGTGATTTTTGCCGTCATAGACAACCTAGTAAAAGGTGCAGCTGGGCAAGCCATCCAAAATATGAATCTAATGTTTGGCCTAGACCAAACGACTGGGCTTACCCAAGCCCCAATCTTCCCATAA
- the rpoD gene encoding RNA polymerase sigma factor RpoD, which yields MVKKKVDGVTLNQATKQLIAEKKILGTIQYTDLSDKIAQPFALDDKGIAVVDENGEPTLRQMDKEADKEAEKVKKEEVDPTSVASDVKINDPVRMYLKEIGRVELLTADEEVSLAQRIEQGDPVAKQELAEANLRLVVSIAKRYVGRGMSFLDLIQEGNMGLMKAVEKFDYHKGFKFSTYATWWIRQAITRAIADQARTIRIPVHMVETINKLVRIQRQLLQDLGREPTPEEIGAEMDLPTEKVRDILKIAQEPVSLETPIGEEDDSHLGDFIEDHDATSPADYTSAELLKEQLNEVLDTLTDREENVLRLRFGLEDGQSKTLEQVGQQFGVTRERIRQIEAKALRKLRHPSRSKQLKDFLE from the coding sequence ATGGTAAAGAAAAAAGTGGACGGCGTAACACTTAACCAAGCTACAAAACAATTAATTGCTGAGAAAAAAATTCTTGGTACAATTCAATATACTGATTTAAGCGATAAAATCGCACAACCTTTTGCCTTAGATGATAAAGGTATTGCCGTTGTTGATGAAAATGGCGAACCAACATTGCGTCAGATGGATAAAGAAGCCGACAAAGAAGCAGAAAAAGTGAAGAAAGAGGAAGTAGATCCTACTTCTGTAGCTTCTGACGTTAAAATTAACGACCCAGTTAGGATGTACTTGAAAGAGATTGGCCGCGTGGAATTATTAACTGCGGACGAAGAGGTTTCTTTAGCACAACGTATTGAACAAGGTGACCCAGTAGCTAAGCAAGAATTAGCTGAAGCCAACTTACGTTTGGTTGTATCTATTGCTAAACGTTATGTAGGACGTGGTATGTCATTCTTAGATTTAATTCAAGAAGGTAACATGGGGCTAATGAAGGCTGTTGAGAAATTTGACTACCATAAAGGGTTCAAATTCTCTACTTACGCTACTTGGTGGATTCGTCAAGCCATTACCCGTGCCATTGCTGACCAAGCGCGTACTATCCGTATTCCGGTACATATGGTTGAAACTATTAATAAATTAGTACGTATCCAACGTCAATTATTGCAAGATTTAGGACGCGAACCAACCCCAGAAGAAATTGGGGCTGAAATGGATTTACCAACTGAAAAAGTACGTGATATTCTAAAAATTGCTCAAGAGCCAGTATCATTGGAAACACCTATTGGAGAGGAAGATGACTCTCACTTAGGTGATTTCATTGAAGACCACGATGCAACTAGTCCTGCTGACTACACTTCTGCAGAATTATTAAAAGAACAATTAAACGAGGTCTTAGATACTCTAACAGACCGTGAAGAAAATGTTTTACGTTTACGTTTCGGTCTAGAAGATGGTCAATCGAAAACATTGGAACAAGTTGGTCAACAATTTGGCGTTACCCGGGAGCGTATCCGTCAAATCGAGGCAAAAGCATTGAGAAAATTACGCCACCCATCTCGTTCAAAACAATTAAAAGACTTTTTAGAATAA
- a CDS encoding ATP-binding cassette domain-containing protein, with the protein MTQASTLFTVIDDLSIVVKPGVKVAIIGPNGIGKTPFLRQLWHDLKDAKGLQVGYMPQQYSEEIPDDQTPIEFMTTTGDKEERTQIMTYLGSLRFLPEEMDQPIAYLSGGQKGKLILASLDLKGYNVLLLDEPNRNFSASSQQEIRTVFNDYPGAIITVSHDRQFLKSVCDTVYELSSDGFKTVDHVNQW; encoded by the coding sequence ATGACGCAAGCTAGCACTCTATTCACAGTGATTGATGACTTATCAATTGTGGTAAAACCTGGTGTTAAGGTCGCAATTATTGGCCCTAATGGTATTGGCAAAACGCCTTTTCTTCGTCAACTTTGGCATGATTTAAAAGATGCTAAAGGCCTTCAAGTGGGCTACATGCCCCAACAATACAGCGAGGAAATTCCTGATGATCAAACCCCTATCGAATTTATGACTACCACCGGGGACAAGGAAGAAAGAACACAAATCATGACTTATTTGGGTAGTCTCCGCTTTTTACCTGAAGAAATGGACCAACCAATAGCTTACTTATCCGGTGGGCAAAAGGGAAAACTCATCTTAGCTAGTTTGGACCTCAAAGGCTATAATGTCTTACTCTTAGATGAACCGAATAGGAATTTCTCAGCTTCTTCTCAACAAGAAATCCGTACGGTTTTCAATGATTATCCCGGCGCTATCATCACCGTTTCCCACGACCGACAGTTTTTAAAATCAGTGTGTGACACAGTGTATGAATTAAGTTCTGACGGGTTTAAAACCGTTGACCATGTCAATCAATGGTAA
- the argJ gene encoding bifunctional glutamate N-acetyltransferase/amino-acid acetyltransferase ArgJ, translating into MSQSQLPTSISSENAEIHSLTSQAISGGLCAIENVWVSGVHSGFKHRNKDLALIYFPKGATMAGVFTKNAIQSHHIKYDKKRLNEQATFKAIMINSGNANTFNGPKGDTDVQIMANTLASKLTIQPDEILICSTGVIGVPMDLSNFDDQVVTLTHNLTDGDSIQAAEAIMTTDTKIKQAAIAFEIEGQPVHLAAIAKGSGMIHPNMGTMLSYIVTDLDLGQETLQQLLKESVNQSFNKISVDGDTSPNDTVLLASTNKVSVKPTKQNILIFQEKLTEICQMMAQEIVADGEGATKFVTVAVKGAASQADAEAIAKQVATSSLVKTAVYGQDANWGRVLSAIGQSQPDYLDPAKIQISFISEKGEILTCKNGQGLVFDEDLAYEILSETEITIHIDLGLGNSKTAVWTCDMTEDYIKINADYRS; encoded by the coding sequence ATGTCACAAAGTCAATTACCGACCTCAATAAGTAGTGAAAATGCTGAAATACATTCTTTAACTAGTCAGGCCATTTCTGGAGGCCTTTGCGCCATTGAAAATGTCTGGGTGTCTGGTGTCCATTCTGGTTTCAAACACCGCAACAAAGATTTAGCCCTGATTTATTTTCCAAAAGGGGCCACTATGGCAGGGGTATTTACTAAAAATGCCATCCAATCCCATCATATCAAATATGATAAAAAACGCCTGAATGAACAGGCTACCTTTAAAGCCATTATGATTAATTCCGGAAATGCCAACACCTTTAACGGACCAAAAGGAGATACCGATGTTCAAATTATGGCCAACACACTTGCTAGCAAGCTAACAATTCAACCAGATGAAATCCTGATTTGTTCTACAGGTGTTATTGGTGTACCAATGGACCTGAGTAATTTCGACGACCAAGTGGTCACGTTAACGCATAATCTGACAGACGGTGATTCGATTCAAGCGGCTGAAGCCATTATGACTACGGACACCAAAATTAAGCAAGCAGCTATTGCCTTTGAAATTGAAGGGCAGCCCGTTCACCTAGCGGCCATTGCCAAGGGGTCAGGTATGATTCACCCGAATATGGGAACCATGTTGTCTTATATTGTGACTGATTTAGACCTTGGCCAAGAAACCTTACAGCAATTACTGAAAGAGTCTGTTAACCAATCTTTCAATAAGATTTCAGTTGACGGGGATACTAGTCCCAACGATACCGTCCTTCTGGCATCTACCAACAAGGTCTCTGTTAAGCCAACCAAGCAAAATATATTGATTTTCCAAGAGAAATTGACGGAAATCTGTCAAATGATGGCCCAAGAAATTGTGGCCGACGGGGAAGGGGCAACGAAATTTGTTACCGTTGCTGTGAAAGGCGCTGCTAGTCAAGCAGACGCTGAAGCGATTGCCAAGCAAGTAGCGACATCCTCCCTGGTGAAAACAGCTGTTTACGGGCAAGACGCTAACTGGGGCCGGGTATTATCAGCCATTGGCCAATCCCAGCCAGACTACCTCGACCCAGCCAAAATTCAGATCAGTTTCATTTCTGAAAAGGGAGAGATTTTAACCTGCAAGAATGGTCAGGGGCTAGTATTTGATGAAGATTTAGCCTATGAAATCCTATCTGAAACAGAAATCACCATCCATATCGATTTAGGCCTCGGCAATAGTAAGACCGCCGTTTGGACCTGCGATATGACTGAAGATTACATCAAAATTAACGCCGACTACCGGAGTTAG
- the argF gene encoding ornithine carbamoyltransferase: MNLQNKNFLKLLDYTSEEIEFLIDFALHLKKLKKANIPHEYLKGQNIALLFEKSSTRTRAAFTVAVNDLGGHPEYLGANDIQLGKKESVIDTAKVLGSMFDGIEYRGFDQNAVELLGAHAGVPVWNGLTDTWHPTQMIADFMTIKEIFGCLKGHHLVYLGDGRNNMANSLMIAGAKLGVDITIATSSQLQPEQDILETAQDIAKATNAKITVTNNPVQAVKTANIIYTDVWVSMGEEATFEDRIKQLMPFQVNKSLIDQVETANCIFLHCLPAFHDAETTYGQQVLDQYGYQEMEVTDEVFQADYAKQFLQAENRLHSIKAIMAATNGNLFWPNNNDKGGD; the protein is encoded by the coding sequence ATGAACTTACAAAATAAAAACTTTTTAAAATTACTGGATTATACCAGTGAAGAAATTGAATTCCTAATAGACTTCGCCTTGCATCTAAAAAAATTAAAAAAAGCCAACATTCCACACGAATATTTAAAAGGTCAAAATATTGCCTTATTATTTGAAAAATCTTCCACTCGGACCCGTGCAGCCTTTACCGTAGCGGTCAACGATTTAGGCGGTCACCCTGAATACCTTGGGGCCAACGACATCCAACTCGGTAAGAAAGAATCTGTTATAGACACCGCAAAAGTTCTTGGCTCCATGTTTGATGGCATCGAGTATCGTGGTTTTGACCAGAACGCAGTCGAATTATTAGGCGCCCACGCTGGTGTACCAGTTTGGAACGGCTTGACCGATACCTGGCATCCAACCCAAATGATTGCGGACTTTATGACTATCAAAGAGATTTTCGGTTGTTTAAAAGGGCACCACTTAGTCTATCTAGGTGATGGTCGTAACAATATGGCCAACTCTTTAATGATTGCAGGTGCCAAGTTGGGCGTTGACATTACCATTGCGACTAGCTCACAATTACAACCTGAACAAGATATTCTTGAAACCGCTCAAGACATCGCTAAAGCAACAAATGCCAAAATCACCGTAACAAATAACCCAGTTCAAGCCGTGAAAACGGCCAACATTATATACACAGATGTCTGGGTGTCAATGGGTGAGGAAGCGACCTTTGAAGACCGGATCAAGCAATTAATGCCATTCCAAGTCAACAAATCATTGATAGACCAAGTTGAGACAGCGAATTGCATTTTCCTACATTGCCTACCTGCCTTCCATGACGCAGAAACCACTTACGGCCAGCAAGTCTTAGACCAATACGGCTACCAAGAAATGGAAGTGACAGATGAAGTCTTCCAGGCCGATTACGCCAAACAATTCTTACAAGCAGAAAATCGCTTGCACTCAATTAAAGCCATCATGGCAGCTACAAACGGCAACTTATTCTGGCCAAACAATAATGACAAAGGAGGCGATTAG
- the argB gene encoding acetylglutamate kinase, translated as MIEINKQDIEKADILINSLAYIKDFHQKIVVIKYGGHAMISEEMRQRVISDIAWLSYVGMKPIIVHGGGPEINRMLEVQGVEPQFINGLRVTSSDVMRTVEMVLTGLISPNLTTMLNEEGVSSVSVSGKDNKVMEAVKKDESLGLVGQVTNVNTDYLNQMLDDNMLPVISPIAYGPKGESLNINSDEAAAAIASALKAEKMIYLTDINGIYEDPADPSTLYSVMSADQIQEAIENKIITGGMIPKVENCLGAIQSGVHSCQIIDGTIPHAIILELFTKNGIGTMITA; from the coding sequence GTGATAGAGATTAATAAGCAAGATATTGAGAAGGCAGATATTTTAATAAATTCCTTGGCATATATTAAGGATTTTCACCAAAAAATTGTGGTGATTAAATATGGCGGTCATGCCATGATTTCTGAAGAAATGCGGCAGCGGGTGATTTCAGATATCGCTTGGCTGTCGTACGTTGGAATGAAGCCAATTATCGTACATGGTGGTGGGCCAGAAATTAACCGGATGCTTGAAGTGCAAGGAGTTGAGCCACAGTTTATTAATGGTTTGCGGGTGACTTCAAGTGATGTGATGCGGACGGTTGAAATGGTCTTAACTGGTTTGATCTCACCCAATTTAACCACCATGTTGAATGAGGAGGGCGTTTCGTCAGTTTCAGTTTCTGGTAAGGACAATAAAGTTATGGAAGCTGTGAAGAAAGATGAATCCCTTGGGCTAGTTGGCCAGGTAACAAATGTCAACACGGACTATCTCAACCAAATGTTAGATGATAATATGCTTCCGGTGATTTCACCCATCGCTTATGGACCCAAAGGTGAGAGCTTGAACATCAATTCTGATGAAGCGGCCGCTGCGATTGCCTCAGCTTTAAAGGCTGAAAAAATGATTTACCTGACTGATATTAACGGCATCTATGAAGATCCGGCTGACCCATCAACTTTATATTCCGTTATGTCCGCTGACCAAATCCAAGAAGCCATTGAAAACAAGATCATTACTGGCGGCATGATTCCTAAAGTGGAAAATTGCCTAGGTGCCATCCAATCGGGTGTCCATTCTTGCCAGATTATCGACGGCACCATTCCCCATGCTATTATCTTAGAATTATTTACCAAAAATGGCATTGGCACCATGATTACAGCTTAA
- a CDS encoding acetylornithine transaminase, whose amino-acid sequence MTTQNLNTQELIALGQEVTMHTFNRQETVLVKGQGPYVEDLDGKKYIDFISGIACNVLGHADQGFVDFITKQAGNLIHVSNLFWNENGVKLAEKLSQVSNLDKTFFANSGTEANEAAIKLARKWGTENKGPDAFEIISMTQSFHGRTLASLTATGQEDMHTAFKPLPVGFKYVDFNDVDALKKAVNKNTCAILLEVIQGEGGVNTITPEFVSAINTLQKQEDVLVIVDEIQTGIGRTGTMFAFQQTTLNPDIITLAKGLGGGLPIGAVVAKDQVADHFKPGDHGTTFGGNPLATAAGNYILSAIEDQQLLKNVKVISAYIKDQLQSWQSPLVEEIRGQGFLIGLKVTKPVAQVVAAAAEQGLLVTSAKDNVIRLLPPLNVTKDVVDQALAKLKTALERE is encoded by the coding sequence ATGACAACACAAAATCTCAATACGCAAGAATTGATTGCATTAGGACAAGAAGTCACCATGCACACCTTTAACCGCCAAGAAACAGTTTTGGTCAAAGGCCAAGGTCCCTATGTTGAAGACCTTGATGGGAAAAAGTACATCGATTTCATTTCTGGCATCGCCTGTAACGTATTAGGGCACGCCGACCAAGGATTCGTCGATTTTATTACCAAGCAAGCGGGCAATCTGATCCATGTGTCCAACCTTTTCTGGAATGAAAATGGGGTAAAATTAGCCGAAAAATTAAGCCAAGTTTCAAATCTGGACAAGACTTTCTTCGCCAATTCGGGGACTGAAGCCAATGAAGCAGCTATTAAACTGGCCCGTAAATGGGGGACTGAGAACAAGGGGCCGGATGCCTTTGAAATTATTTCCATGACCCAATCTTTCCACGGTCGGACCTTGGCCAGCTTAACAGCAACCGGCCAAGAAGACATGCACACCGCCTTTAAACCCTTACCAGTCGGTTTTAAATATGTGGATTTTAACGACGTTGACGCTTTAAAAAAGGCAGTTAACAAGAATACTTGTGCCATTTTGCTTGAGGTCATCCAAGGAGAAGGTGGGGTCAATACCATTACGCCTGAATTCGTGTCTGCTATCAACACACTGCAAAAACAAGAGGATGTCCTAGTGATTGTAGATGAGATTCAAACAGGAATTGGCCGGACAGGAACCATGTTCGCCTTCCAACAAACGACTTTAAATCCAGATATCATCACCCTAGCAAAAGGGTTAGGTGGGGGCTTACCAATTGGGGCTGTAGTGGCAAAGGACCAAGTGGCCGACCACTTTAAACCAGGTGACCACGGCACTACATTTGGTGGCAATCCATTAGCTACAGCAGCGGGCAACTACATCTTGTCAGCCATTGAAGACCAACAACTTTTGAAAAATGTGAAAGTTATATCTGCTTATATCAAGGATCAATTACAATCTTGGCAATCCCCACTAGTAGAAGAAATTCGTGGTCAAGGGTTTTTGATTGGGTTGAAAGTCACTAAGCCAGTAGCCCAAGTGGTTGCGGCGGCGGCAGAACAAGGTTTGCTAGTGACTTCAGCTAAGGATAACGTCATCCGTTTACTACCCCCATTAAATGTCACAAAAGATGTGGTAGATCAAGCTTTAGCAAAGTTGAAAACAGCTCTCGAGCGCGAATAA
- the carB gene encoding carbamoyl-phosphate synthase large subunit, with protein sequence MPKRTDIHKILVIGSGPIVIGQAAEFDYAGTQACFALKEEGYEVVLINSNPATIMTDRKMADKIYIEPITEEMVSKILYEEKPDAILPSLGGQTGLNMALTLDASGILEELDIELIGTNLKAIDQAEDRELFKNLMTSIGQPVPDSTIVHTVDEAVDFANKIGYPIIVRPAFTMGGSGGGICEDQASLEKIVKNGLILSPVTQCLIEKSIAGYQEIEYEVMRDGAGVAKVITSMENFDPVGVHTGDSIVFAPNQSLDQAQNDMLADVAIKIIQALEIEGGCNVQLALKPDTQEYYIIEVNPRVSRSSALASKATGFPIARVAAKIAVGYRFDELYNPYTETTFSEYDPKNITYTVAKVPRWSSDKFKNADRSLTTQMKATGEVMSLGQSIEEALLKSIQSLDNGHPHLFDVDAAKASDEKILKEIVEVKDDRIFYLAEAIRRGMTVEEAEDRTKIRPLFLKAIKHIVDIEAALKDQPLDKGVVAEAKLSGFDDQTIAQLAKVTVNEVKSFRDEHALAPNFVPVTIWGMGDYGEASYFFTSYAGENKVNTATDKESVLVLGSGPIRIGQGIEFDYATVHCVKALQKAGYEALIINSNPETVSTDFSISDKLFFEPVTFENVMAIIEREQPIGVMIQFGGQTAINLANDLNEAGIQILGTSVEDMNRAEDRKLFEQALTQLNIAQPEGATALTLEEALAIPEKIGGYPVLVRPSFVLGGRGMEVVYDEENLTTYMNDALVESHKLKQEAPILIDHYVQGIEVEVDAICDGTDVFIPGIMEHIEAAGVHSGDSMAVFPTQRLSQAVIDQIIDETIKIGNGLGTIGMVNIQFIVENDKVFIIEVNPRASRTVPFLSKVTDIEIAQIATNVIMGTSLQAQGYTSGVFDYTDDQVHVKAPVFSFTKLNGVDPAVSPEMKSTGEVMGSGKTYAIALQRAFEGANIQATEDGAIVFNLFKADLGEIEADLTKLHKAGYPLAIYINDADEKLESDNFTVFSNTDELNQYITENDVQLVVDTTGNVPGYEKGLATRLTAISQLASLFTHLDTFKAYTKVLDEKAVGAKV encoded by the coding sequence ATGCCAAAGAGAACAGATATTCACAAAATTCTAGTTATCGGATCTGGTCCCATTGTTATCGGACAAGCAGCCGAATTTGACTATGCTGGTACTCAAGCTTGTTTCGCATTAAAAGAAGAAGGATACGAAGTTGTCCTAATTAATTCGAATCCAGCGACAATAATGACTGATCGCAAGATGGCCGATAAGATTTATATCGAGCCAATTACTGAAGAAATGGTTTCTAAAATTTTATACGAAGAAAAACCAGATGCAATTTTACCATCACTTGGTGGTCAAACAGGCTTAAACATGGCTTTAACTTTAGATGCTTCAGGTATTTTAGAAGAATTAGATATTGAGTTAATTGGTACCAACCTTAAAGCCATTGACCAAGCAGAAGACCGTGAGTTATTTAAAAACTTGATGACTTCAATCGGCCAACCTGTTCCGGATTCAACAATTGTTCACACTGTCGATGAAGCGGTTGATTTTGCCAATAAAATTGGTTACCCAATTATTGTAAGACCAGCCTTTACCATGGGTGGTTCTGGTGGTGGTATCTGTGAAGACCAAGCATCATTAGAAAAAATCGTTAAGAACGGTTTGATTTTATCGCCAGTAACCCAATGTTTAATTGAGAAATCAATTGCTGGTTACCAAGAAATAGAATACGAAGTAATGAGAGATGGCGCGGGTGTTGCAAAAGTCATCACTTCGATGGAAAACTTCGACCCAGTTGGTGTACATACAGGAGATTCAATTGTGTTTGCCCCTAATCAATCACTTGATCAAGCACAAAATGACATGCTAGCAGATGTAGCCATTAAAATTATTCAAGCATTAGAAATTGAAGGTGGCTGTAATGTACAACTTGCCTTAAAACCTGATACACAAGAATACTACATCATTGAGGTAAACCCTCGTGTATCTCGTTCATCAGCCCTAGCTTCAAAAGCGACAGGTTTCCCCATTGCCAGAGTGGCAGCTAAAATCGCAGTAGGGTATCGCTTTGACGAATTATACAACCCTTACACTGAAACGACTTTTTCCGAATATGATCCAAAAAATATTACTTATACTGTTGCAAAAGTGCCACGTTGGTCAAGCGACAAGTTCAAAAATGCAGATAGAAGCTTAACGACGCAAATGAAGGCAACTGGTGAGGTAATGTCACTAGGTCAATCGATTGAAGAAGCCTTGTTGAAATCAATCCAATCGCTTGATAACGGCCACCCACACTTATTCGATGTGGATGCTGCTAAAGCGTCAGACGAGAAAATTTTAAAAGAAATTGTCGAAGTGAAAGATGACCGTATCTTCTACTTGGCAGAAGCGATTCGTCGTGGAATGACTGTAGAAGAAGCTGAAGACCGTACGAAAATCCGCCCATTATTCCTAAAAGCTATTAAACATATCGTGGACATTGAAGCAGCGCTTAAAGATCAACCGCTAGATAAAGGTGTTGTGGCAGAAGCGAAATTAAGCGGCTTTGATGACCAAACAATTGCGCAACTTGCCAAAGTAACTGTGAATGAAGTGAAATCCTTTAGAGATGAACATGCCCTTGCACCTAATTTTGTCCCTGTAACCATCTGGGGTATGGGTGACTACGGTGAGGCAAGCTACTTCTTCACCTCTTATGCTGGTGAAAACAAAGTTAATACAGCTACTGATAAAGAATCTGTTTTAGTATTAGGTTCTGGTCCAATCAGAATCGGACAAGGAATTGAGTTTGACTACGCAACTGTTCACTGTGTTAAAGCCTTACAAAAAGCAGGGTATGAAGCCTTGATTATCAACTCTAACCCTGAAACAGTATCTACTGATTTCTCGATCTCTGACAAATTATTCTTTGAACCAGTTACTTTTGAAAATGTGATGGCTATTATTGAACGGGAGCAACCAATCGGTGTCATGATTCAATTCGGTGGACAAACTGCCATCAACTTGGCCAATGACTTGAATGAAGCTGGTATCCAAATTCTTGGGACATCGGTTGAAGACATGAACCGAGCTGAAGATAGAAAATTATTCGAACAAGCATTAACCCAATTAAATATTGCCCAACCAGAAGGTGCTACAGCCTTAACCTTAGAAGAAGCGCTAGCTATCCCAGAAAAAATTGGTGGCTACCCAGTACTTGTTAGACCATCATTTGTCCTAGGTGGTAGAGGGATGGAAGTGGTTTATGACGAAGAAAACTTAACCACTTACATGAATGACGCCTTGGTTGAAAGTCATAAATTAAAACAAGAAGCGCCAATCTTGATTGACCACTACGTTCAAGGGATTGAAGTTGAAGTGGACGCCATTTGCGACGGCACGGATGTCTTTATCCCAGGTATCATGGAACATATCGAAGCAGCGGGTGTCCACTCAGGTGACTCCATGGCTGTTTTCCCTACACAAAGATTATCACAAGCTGTCATCGACCAAATTATCGATGAAACCATCAAAATTGGAAATGGCTTAGGCACAATTGGGATGGTGAATATCCAGTTCATCGTGGAAAATGATAAAGTCTTTATTATCGAAGTGAACCCTAGAGCCAGCCGTACAGTGCCATTCTTATCAAAAGTAACAGATATTGAAATCGCGCAAATTGCTACAAACGTGATCATGGGGACTAGCTTACAAGCGCAAGGCTATACTAGCGGGGTATTCGACTATACTGATGACCAAGTCCATGTGAAAGCACCGGTCTTCTCATTCACTAAATTAAATGGTGTTGATCCAGCGGTTAGTCCAGAAATGAAATCAACTGGTGAAGTGATGGGGTCAGGTAAGACATACGCCATTGCCCTACAAAGAGCCTTTGAAGGAGCCAACATTCAAGCGACTGAAGATGGTGCGATTGTCTTCAACTTGTTTAAAGCAGATTTAGGAGAAATCGAAGCGGACTTGACCAAGTTGCATAAGGCAGGTTACCCATTAGCAATCTACATCAATGACGCAGACGAAAAGCTTGAATCAGATAACTTTACAGTCTTCTCAAATACAGATGAGTTAAACCAATATATCACTGAAAACGATGTGCAATTAGTGGTGGATACAACGGGTAATGTGCCAGGGTATGAAAAAGGGTTGGCGACTAGATTGACTGCCATCAGCCAATTAGCGTCATTGTTTACCCACCTAGATACCTTTAAAGCCTATACGAAAGTTTTGGACGAAAAAGCGGTTGGCGCTAAGGTTTAA